A window of Thermoanaerobacterium sp. PSU-2 genomic DNA:
ATTTTCGAAGTTGTCCCACGGTATATAAGCCTGCAGTATTACATTTAATTTTTCTTCTGATTCTTCACTTATAAAATATAAATTCTGTCTATTTTTAAATTTATCGTAATATCCATTATTTAGTGCAAATTGAAATATTTCATTTGATGGTTCAACCAATATCAGCCGATTATTGGGTGATAATCTACCTAAAAGATAATTAACATGATAGCCTAATCCTATACCATAGATAATCAATATAGATTCATCATTAATTTCAATGACATCAGCCCATTCTTTTGCTTCTCTGTCTGGATAATAAGAACTATGTAAAAAATTTCTTTTTCTTCCATCCATATATACCAAAGTGTCATTACCATCTTTGGCTTTTAAAATTTCGAATGAACTCATCAGTTAAGCTCTCCTTTTTTGCAGTGATTCATATATCCAAATAATATATCCTTAATCTCATAATTCAGCGAATCAGATATTAATTGATAATCTGAGTTTTCAATTCCATTCATTAATGCGTTTAGACTCTCATTCACTTTTTCAACATCCAAATCAAAGCCATGAAAAGGCATAGTCAATGTTATTGCTTTTATTGACCAATTAAGCCCATCTATAACACTTATAAGCAACGAATTTGTTTCTGCGTACCTACCTTCATCTATTAACCTTATCACATCATCTATACCATTAATAAGCCTCGGCACATACTTAAGGCTCTCTTCTACTGTTTCTTTCATCATATCATTAAGCATATAAACCCACCTAACATTTTTACATTTCTACAATAATTATCGGCTTAATAGAATGAAAGTTTAAGCTTATAACAATATTATTTTATACTTAGATTAGTCGCACACGATATTTCTATTTGTAATTTTTGGTATATAAGAAATGTAAAAAGGCAGACGCGTACCCATGATGGGCGTATGTATATTTGACTTACATTTTTAAAATACATTATAATATAACAAAACATTCGTTCGAAAGTTGGTGCTATTGTGGATAAATTAGAATATATACAAAAATATTATCCTAATACGGACAATAAAGTTTTAGCACAAAAACTAGGTATAACTGAACAATCCGTGAGGCGATTAGCATCAAAATATGGTATAAGAAAAAGTCCTGATTACATAAGAAAGCAGCATGAGTCACTAACAAATGCTCGTAAAGAAAAATATATTGCAAATATTCCAGATATCCATCCAAATAATTATCAGCTAAATATAATCGTCGGTAGTATTCTGGGAGATGGAAATTTATCATACGCGCCAAGAGGTAGAAATGCTTTTTATAGAGAGCATTTTTGCCAGCAACAATATGAATATAGATTCTGGAAATGTGCACAGTTAAGGAATTTAGGTTTTAAGATAAACAGAAATAATACTCTTCAATCAATATCGCACCCAATATTTTCAGATTTATATGAGAAATTTTATATTAATAAGCATAAAACCATAACATATGATAATATTAAGTTACTTAATGAACCTGTTGGAATTGCCTGTTTATATATGGATGATGGCAGCCTCGTAATTTCAAAAAATAATAAACACAATATAACTGTAAATCCTATTATAACATTATATACACTGAATTTTAGTAAAGAAGAAAATATGATAATGCAGGAGCATATTTATAAAACTTTCAATGTTAAATTTAATTTAAAAAAGCATCCAGATGGCAAAAAATATATTTTAACAATTGGAAAAAGAGAAGAAGTATTTAATTTTTTAGACATTGTAAGACCATATGTTAGTCAAATAGCAAGTATGAACTATAAATGGGATATAGAAAAAAGGATTGACGATGAGTGCAAAAAGGATAAGCGAATAAACACAAGAACTTTTTACAATAGGAAGTTTTTATCGTACACTGATGAAGATATCGATAAAATTATCGATATGAAGCAAAATGGCTATAAGGACAAAGATATTGCTAATAGGTTGAATAGATCGTATTGGGGCATCGTATGGAAAATAAGAGATCTAAAATCTAAGAATATGATTTAAGGGAGGCTCTGCCTCCCTTTTGTATTATCTTAGTAATTGTAATACTGTCTGCGGTTGTTGATTTGCCTGAGCTCTTCCAGGCCGATATCTTTCGATATCGAATAGATCATATCTTCATCCTATATCAAATAGGAGCCGGGCACTTCGGGATTCATCCCTACGGACTTCATCACCATGAGTTTTTCTTTTAGGTGGTATGTCCTGATCGTTGAACCTTCCCCAACCTTTCGGTACAGGGGCTTGGCTGCTGATTGCCCAATCCTTATACTTTTTAACCTGTCACATTTATCCTTTCGGATTATGTTGTAGGGTATAAGGCTTAAGGGTTTTCCAGCAATTCACCCGGTGGTAATCCTGAAAATTACTCTTCAGGACGCCTGTGTGAAATAGCTTATGCAGCTATTCCCTCAAGCATTGCTGTGGCTGCTTGGTTTAGTATGTTGTCCTTTGTGAATTCCATCATCTCTTGAGCCATGTCTACGTCTCTTATACGTGAATTTGCAGCCGTCAAATTTTCTGATGCTGTGCCAAGGTTGTTTATTGTGTGCTCAAGTCTGTTTTGATATGCACCTAAATCAGCTCTCTGACCTGAAACTTGATTTATAGCTTTATCTATAACATCAATTTGAGCTGATATACTAGCTGCTGAAACACTACCACCTGCCGAACCTACAAATATAGAAGCTATACTCATGGCAGCAGCTGACGCTTTTAAGGCTGATGCACTCATTTTGCCAATAGTAATAGATATAGTCTGACTATCATTAGCCCCAATTTGCAATGTAACATTAGCAGTGCCATCTAAGAGATTTTTTTGATTAAATTGTGTCGTAGTAGCTATTCTATTGATCTCTTGTTTAAGCTGATCAATTTCCTTTTGAATATTAACTTTGTCTGTATTAGTATTTGTATCATTTGATGCTTGAACTACTAATTCTCTCATCCTTTGAAGAATTGATGTTGTCTCATTTAATGCACCTTCTGCTGTCTGCAAAAGTGATATACCGTCTTGCGCATTCCTTTGAGCTTGATCTAAGCCAGCTATCTGCGCTTTCATTTTCTCAGATATTGCAAGTCCTGCTGCATCATCTGCTGCACTGTTGATTCTGTAACCTGATGATAATTTTTGCAATGCTTTTTGTGTGTTTGTGTTGTTTGTCTCAAGTGCTCTCCATGCGTTTATAGCACTTATGTTTGTGTTGATTACCATATTTTATTCCTCCTTGAATTTTTATTTGGCATCCATGCCATATTGACCATAGATCTTTCACAGTTGGCCAACTGCTTATCATTTGTTTCACACTATATATATCGATTTTATTTTTTTTTACTTTAGCCTTTTTTTATAATTTTTTCTAATTTCTCAAGCGATGATTTATCTATATTAATCGCCTTTTTATTTTCGTCTTTTACTTCTAAAAGCTCTTTTCTTACGACAGTTACATTCTTTGGAGCGGATATGCCTATTTTTACATTGTCGCCATCGATACTAACGATCTTTATCTCTACATCATCCCCTATAATCAAAGACTGCCCTGTCTTACGGCTAAGTATCAGCATTTTTTAACTCCTTAAGTATAGGATGCTTTATCATGTACTCATCATTGTCGAGAAGTATCTGCATCCCTTTATTGTTTTCTGCATTTATGATTATAGGGGCTTTTAGGTTGGCAGTCATTTTTTCGATTTCATCAGGTATTACGACGATGGCAAAAACGAGAATGTGGTTTAAGTCTTTTATGTCCAACGCTTTTACCGTCTCCACATCTAATTCGATTTTATAGTCTTTTATTATAGCTTTAGGATCGATTATCACAAATGCTATATCCGTATCATCGAGGGACTGAAGCCACTTAAAGGGGGTAAATTCTTCAGAGCTTAGAAGAATGAAGCTTTTAAGTCCCTCGAAGCCTGGTATACCTTCCTCAAAGTGAATTACATCTTCTTCGCTGTAGCTGACAACGCCAAAATTTCTTGTCTCTATATCCATTGCTCATGCCTCTCTTTCAAATTCAAACTATCGCATCCACATTCTGACCTATGTAGTCGATTTTTATAGACGGATACTGAAGCATATATATATTTACATTTGCCCTTGTCGCATCTATTTCAGGTTTTTTTGGTGTAACATCTATATACGCTTTACCATCCTGCCAGTTTATGTTGAGATAACCGTCAAACCATATCTTAGGCCTTGATTTCGGCATAAGGTCTACATTGAAGTCTATGTTTTCAACACCTGCCTGAGACGCTAACTCTGGTATGACATTCTGATGGTTTTCTATTGATGCCAAGGCATCCCCATCTTCAGCAATTTTCCCTATGGCTTCAAGGCCTATCTGGTAGCTTCTTTCCGCTTCGTCGTGTATAAGGTCAAATACGCTTTTAAGTCCAGACTCGTAAAAGCACTGATACTGATCTATATGAACCTGTGGCAATTTCTGATCAATCTCTACCTTTGGCATCTCCTGATGTATATTAAGATCTGCATTCTGATTGTGTATATTAATTGCGGCAGGAATAGTGTCAATGCCTATCCTGCCGAACGTTTGATGTATTGCTATATCCATAGTACCATTCCTTTACCTCAGGAAATCTACTAATGATGGCTGAATGATCATGGCACCTGATGCTAATGATGCTCTGTACACATTATCATCCATCTTTAAATTAGTGATGACCTGCGCTATGTCTGCATCTTGATTTTTGGAGAGTAGCGCCGTAAAGTTATAGTTATCATCACTTAATCTATTTGCGGTAAGATCTACCCTATTCGCTTTTGCCCCTGCATCAGCCCTGATTGATAGGATATTTTGCAATTGGTTGTCTATATCTCCTATTATGTTGCTGACAGCTTGGTTATCTCCCGATTTTAATTTATCTGAAAGCTTGTCCATCACATCAAGAAGCTGCGATGAACCAGCAGATACATCAAATACCTTATCGCCTGTCACATTCACTTGTATGGTATTGCCACCCGCGCCTACCTCAAACTTTATGGCGCCATCATCGCCAGCGTAGCTATTGTCTATATCGTTAAAAGGCTTTGTATCAGTCTTGTATCCGGCGAATATGTATCTTCCATTGTACTGTGTATTGCCTACTTGTATAATTTGCTGTTTTAACTGATCTACCTGTGCCGCTAAGTTTTGCATGTCACTTTGAGTGAGCGTACCATTGGAACCCTGCACTGCTAACTCTCTGGCATTTTGCAGCATATCTCCTATTTGCCCTAATGCCGTATCAGTAAGGCTAAGCCACGACTTTGCATCGTCTGTATTCTTCGTATATGCGTTATTTCTCGCAATTTCTGTCTTTATCCTTAAAATACTGGCCACTGCAACAGGATCGTCTGATGGCTTACTTACTTTTTCACCAGTTGACAGCATATTTTGATCTTTCTGAAGCCTTTCAAGATTTTTGTTGTAGTCATTCATAAAATCCATAACAAGCATGTTATTGGTTACTCGCATTGTCTACACCTGCCTTTTACGTTACTCCCATTTTATTTATAAGCGTATCTAAAAGCTCATCCATGACGGTTATCATCCTTGCTGATGCTTCATAAGACTTTTGATATTTAAGCATATTCGTCATCTCTTCATCCAGAGAAACGCCAGACACAGATTGTCTGTTGTAATCAACCTGTTTCACCATTGTGCTTTGATTTGTCTGCATCTGATTTGCCTGCTGTGCATCAACACCAAGGTTGGAAATCAAAGAGCTTATAAAATCATCCAACGTTCCATTGTTCAATCTGCTGATCTTCGCATCTCTAAGCGCTATGAGATTCAATACATTTGTATTGTCTCCAGGCAATGAATTAGGATCTGATGCTGCGGCAATCTTTTGAAGCCCATCATCCGCAAGTATGTCTGATGAAACTTGTATATTTTTAGCATATTCAGTAGTTGGATTATATGTAGTATCTGTTATGTTGAAAAAATTGATGCCTGTGCTTCCATCAAGCCCATACCCTTTAGAATGCTGTGCATTAAAAACCGTAGCAAGGTTGTACGCAAACTGATTCAATTGCTGTTTATAGTAAGGTATCCCTTTCACACCATTTGTGCCATCGCCATCTCTCATATCCAGAAGTCCTCTTAATATACCACCTGTCGGGTTCACAGGTGTTCCCGCAAGATCCCACTTTATTGTCCCTGTATTGTCTATGCTCATTGTGTAAGCATTGTTCCCATCCACAAGAGCTTGTCCGCTTATATCTACTCTGAAATTCCCATTTGAATCTTCATAAGTATTTATGTTGACTATCTCAGAAAGCTTATCTACAAGTAAATTTCTCTGATCTCTCAAGTCATTGGCAGTCTGGCCTGTAAGCTCAAATCTGTAGATCTCATTGTTCAGTTTCGATATTTGTTCTGCATATGAATTGATTTCCTGCACTCGACTTTGAATGGTGCTATTTATTTGGTTTTCTTGGTCATCAAGATGCTGATAAATAGTATTAATGGTATCTGTAAGTGATATGCCATTTTCTCTAACTTCAGCTCTTACTTCAAGGCTTTCCGGGTTTTTTGACAAATCTTGAAGTGAATTAAAAAAATTGTCTAATACGGTTGTGATTCCCGTATCAGATGGCTCGTTTAAGATGCCTTCTATAGAAGACAATGTATCTGATTTCGTCTCCCATTCACCAAGTGTAGTATTTTCTCTCCTGTACTGCTGATCTAAAAATTGGTCTCTTATCTGTCGATAACCATCAACATTGACGCCACCTCCTATGGCTTTGCCCCATTGGTCAGCCATACCGTAAGTTGTAGGAGGTGCTATCGCAGACAGATCTATGACTTGTCTCGTATACCCAGGCGTGTTTGCATTTGAGATATTATGTCCCGTCAAGTTAAGCGCCTGTTGGCTTGCAAAGAGACCTGTTTTTGCTATCTCCAATCCTTGAAAAGTAGACACTGCCTTTCATTCCTTTCATAGCTATAATTATTTCTTACGCTTTTTTATCGATGATTCTATTTATCTTTTTTGATACTCCGCCTTCGCCGTATATACCATTGTCCTCTAACAAATTATTTGATATGACACCAATTGAATAGTTTACGAATTCGATTGATTGTTTGAGAA
This region includes:
- a CDS encoding endonuclease, whose product is MDKLEYIQKYYPNTDNKVLAQKLGITEQSVRRLASKYGIRKSPDYIRKQHESLTNARKEKYIANIPDIHPNNYQLNIIVGSILGDGNLSYAPRGRNAFYREHFCQQQYEYRFWKCAQLRNLGFKINRNNTLQSISHPIFSDLYEKFYINKHKTITYDNIKLLNEPVGIACLYMDDGSLVISKNNKHNITVNPIITLYTLNFSKEENMIMQEHIYKTFNVKFNLKKHPDGKKYILTIGKREEVFNFLDIVRPYVSQIASMNYKWDIEKRIDDECKKDKRINTRTFYNRKFLSYTDEDIDKIIDMKQNGYKDKDIANRLNRSYWGIVWKIRDLKSKNMI
- a CDS encoding flagellin, yielding MVINTNISAINAWRALETNNTNTQKALQKLSSGYRINSAADDAAGLAISEKMKAQIAGLDQAQRNAQDGISLLQTAEGALNETTSILQRMRELVVQASNDTNTNTDKVNIQKEIDQLKQEINRIATTTQFNQKNLLDGTANVTLQIGANDSQTISITIGKMSASALKASAAAMSIASIFVGSAGGSVSAASISAQIDVIDKAINQVSGQRADLGAYQNRLEHTINNLGTASENLTAANSRIRDVDMAQEMMEFTKDNILNQAATAMLEGIAA
- the csrA gene encoding carbon storage regulator CsrA, which produces MLILSRKTGQSLIIGDDVEIKIVSIDGDNVKIGISAPKNVTVVRKELLEVKDENKKAINIDKSSLEKLEKIIKKG
- the fliW gene encoding flagellar assembly protein FliW, yielding MDIETRNFGVVSYSEEDVIHFEEGIPGFEGLKSFILLSSEEFTPFKWLQSLDDTDIAFVIIDPKAIIKDYKIELDVETVKALDIKDLNHILVFAIVVIPDEIEKMTANLKAPIIINAENNKGMQILLDNDEYMIKHPILKELKNADT
- a CDS encoding DUF6470 family protein; translation: MDIAIHQTFGRIGIDTIPAAINIHNQNADLNIHQEMPKVEIDQKLPQVHIDQYQCFYESGLKSVFDLIHDEAERSYQIGLEAIGKIAEDGDALASIENHQNVIPELASQAGVENIDFNVDLMPKSRPKIWFDGYLNINWQDGKAYIDVTPKKPEIDATRANVNIYMLQYPSIKIDYIGQNVDAIV
- the flgL gene encoding flagellar hook-associated protein FlgL; translated protein: MRVTNNMLVMDFMNDYNKNLERLQKDQNMLSTGEKVSKPSDDPVAVASILRIKTEIARNNAYTKNTDDAKSWLSLTDTALGQIGDMLQNARELAVQGSNGTLTQSDMQNLAAQVDQLKQQIIQVGNTQYNGRYIFAGYKTDTKPFNDIDNSYAGDDGAIKFEVGAGGNTIQVNVTGDKVFDVSAGSSQLLDVMDKLSDKLKSGDNQAVSNIIGDIDNQLQNILSIRADAGAKANRVDLTANRLSDDNYNFTALLSKNQDADIAQVITNLKMDDNVYRASLASGAMIIQPSLVDFLR
- the flgK gene encoding flagellar hook-associated protein FlgK, translated to MSTFQGLEIAKTGLFASQQALNLTGHNISNANTPGYTRQVIDLSAIAPPTTYGMADQWGKAIGGGVNVDGYRQIRDQFLDQQYRRENTTLGEWETKSDTLSSIEGILNEPSDTGITTVLDNFFNSLQDLSKNPESLEVRAEVRENGISLTDTINTIYQHLDDQENQINSTIQSRVQEINSYAEQISKLNNEIYRFELTGQTANDLRDQRNLLVDKLSEIVNINTYEDSNGNFRVDISGQALVDGNNAYTMSIDNTGTIKWDLAGTPVNPTGGILRGLLDMRDGDGTNGVKGIPYYKQQLNQFAYNLATVFNAQHSKGYGLDGSTGINFFNITDTTYNPTTEYAKNIQVSSDILADDGLQKIAAASDPNSLPGDNTNVLNLIALRDAKISRLNNGTLDDFISSLISNLGVDAQQANQMQTNQSTMVKQVDYNRQSVSGVSLDEEMTNMLKYQKSYEASARMITVMDELLDTLINKMGVT